The nucleotide sequence TTACAGTATTTAACATATTTTAACCCGTTGTAACAGACAACCTGCCTTATAGTGTTTCTTGTAACCTAATAGTATATGCACAGTAAAATTTTCCAACAAAGAGTGTTCATCTGACAATCCTTCGATCTTATTTATAATTTGCAGTGTGGAATGAGTTGGAGAAAGAGAACAGAGAGTTCTTCGAGGCATACGCGAAATCACAGAACAAAAATCACGCgatagaggtagaggtagagggaGGGGCAAGTACAATGATCCAGAAATTGATATTGGATCGAGATCATACTAAAAATTCAGATAACATATGATCGCGTGTTGATTATAATGTTAAAGAAATTACGTTCAAACAAGCAAATATGTCATGGTTCGAGGAGTCCATGTGCCGCGTATATAGACCTTAAGGGCATGGTGGCGTAACCATCAAAAGTCAAAACTATGATGGTAGCTTTATCgctcggattcttcaaaaatgttCGTCAGGTGTACGTCAGATCCTTCAGAAGTAATACATTGTTGAAGCTTTTGACGTGAATACGACAACATTTTagagagttcgagcaacatagacGGGTAATAGTACTATGTGCTAACCTTAATAGGCTTATTGAATCAACTCCCAAAAATCCCAAGTTGGTATTAATGAGCCAAAATCTTAGGGATGTGTTGTAACAAAGTGttgttaacttttttttctttctttccatctgttgtcctgtacccgcattggagcccaACTAATCCGAATTCGCGTCGGGTAGGGCCCTATTCGGGAGATAGCGCTCCCAATAGAGTTTTTTCTatgcccagggtcgaaccctcgacctctgattaaggatggagcaacctcatccactgcaccacaacctaCAGTAACCCTTTATTAATTGGGTTTGACTAAGGTGTGACTTAACAATCAATGAAGAAGGGATGACTCGAGAAAATACTCGACGTGAACACAAACTAACCTGAACATCACTATTCACTTTTCTACACACTACATCAAGCATGCCCTTTGTTACTTTCAccttgatcatttacctcttttTAGAGATAAACATCCAGTACTCCTAAACTATGGCGAAAATTGCTACGACACTCCCAACTTTACGAAAGTTCttacccctgaactcaattttaatgtatttttatcacccttttgtGCTAATGTAGCACCTCGCGTGAAGTTAAACACCTGAGGTGCATGAAAAACTGTTatgtgtcacgtcagctaaaaaaattgacaaaaatatgctaaaatttagttcaaagAGATAGTAAAACCCCAGTGAAATTTAAACACATTGTAACAAATTTTATCATAGCTAGGGGTACTAAATGCTTTATCTCCTCTTTTTAGCCAAACTATTTAGTTAGTATAATGTTTTAGTATAGTGCCTTGAAGTAATTGATAAAATTGTTGTtatatgaccaggaggtcacaggttcaaacCTTCAACCTCTGACAAAATGCAAGGTAGGGCTACGAcatgacagaaatgcaaggtaagactacGTACAATACATCCTTGTAGTGGGACCCTTCCTCGAGCACCATACATAGCTGTaactttagtgcactgggctgctcTTTAATATTTTAGTATAGTGCACAAGCTTTTAGTATAATgttgttttgaaaatttaatatagACACTGCAAATTTCACATCCCAACTGTTAGCGTGTTTCCTTTTCCAGCCTGAACTATCACCATTTAAGTAATCCGGTTGTGAAATTCGCGAAAAAGTGAATAGTTCTAGTGTGTTTTTGACCATATATTAAAATAAAGGAATGTTGATATAAGAAAAACTCAAGCAAAAGACTAACAACCAACACATTACATTAGATAATACGAGTTTCAGAACATAACTCATTTTATTAGACAGAAGGGAACAGAACTAGGAAGATCGATCCACCGACCACGATTTTTTAGGTCTTACTATAGATTACATTCATAATACTGCGCCCATCGGACTGCTAACAAGTAAGTACCCGAGAGAACGCGAGGTTATAGTTTTGGGTCGGTTCATGGATTGACCTTAGGAGCCCACCCGGCGATGACATACTCTTCTGCAGCCTTGGTTTTCTGGAAAGACTCACGCTCGAAGAGCAACTGTAGAAGAACATGACATCTTTAGCACAAGCAAAGGCGTATACGAACATAGAGAACGAAAGAAAATGCAATTGCGTTGTTGTTTCATAATAGAATCAACAAATGTAAAGTTTGTACTACACTAAAAATGGCGTTCCATAAGGAGAACGAAGCCAGAAAAAGCTGTCCGAAAAAATTCTTCTTCGTGTAAATGAAACAGCACAGCGTATTTTCAATACACACAATACAcctacatcaacaacaacaacgataTACCCATTATAATCCCACACGTTGGGGTCTGGGGTGGgatggggagggtagagtgtatgcagaccttacccctacctttgtcaggtaaagaggttgtttccgaaagacTCTCGGCGCAAAGAAAGCAAAAACTCACGCTTCTACATCCCTTCCAAGAAATAAATCGTAAAATGAAATTCTTATTCAATTAGGAATTCATGTTCTTAGTTTCGAGATAACTATTTCCTACGCAAAAAGCATTTCCACTCATTGgcttactgtactgtactgtacGTAGAAGAATGAATACCATTTGGCGTAATAGTCGAGCGGTCAAATCCACTATAAGTCTCTACTTCCCCGTCATAACAATATGCTTAATTATCTCCGTAAAGTCTCTACGCCAGCACAAAAAATGTTCTCAGCAGACACGGACGCGCACACAGGAGTGCATACCTTCATGTAATTATGCACGTGACTCAAGCTTTCAGGCACACTCCACTTCTTGAAGTGGCCAAGAGCCACCTGGAGATGGTACAGTTTTGGGGCCAAGCTCAAATCAACTGAACAAATATTCTGCCCGTTGACATATGGTCCCTGACGAAATTCACAACCAATAGAAGTTTAACATTGTGGTAAAAATGAGAGACGCATAGTTACAGTTAAGAATATACGCCAGTTCGATGAAAAACAACATACATGAGCCTTGAGATGCTCTTCCAAAGCGTTTAATTCATCTAGCAGAGCTTGCTCGGTACCGTCACTAGAATCCTTGCTCTTCAGAAATGAGACGAACGTAGGAAATATTTTCGAGCCCCTGCAACCCCAAACAATTTACAGATGATATTCCACCCATCGACATCAATGAAATGAAACAGAAACAGCAAAGACGCTagcctttctcttttttttttctctttttttttttgataaccgtgatGTCTGAaccagcttgcgcgcacctcgactaattccactaTACCTGTCACCAGCAACCGGTAACTCTGTCAACCAAGGCTAGGACAGATGGGAAGTAATCGCCTAGTGTTTTTTAGTCTATGCGGGGATTTGAAACTGAGACCTCATGGTTTTCAACCACTTTGTTGACAACTAGGCCAACCCCTTTGGTGCCAAGATGCAAGCTTATTACCATGATAAATGACGTAAACGCGGTATAGAGACAATCTTGTAAAAAGGAACACTCAATATACAAACAAAATGATCACTCCTCTGATCCATACCCGTTTTGACTTGGCATATTAAGATGTTAATCTAAGGGTGAAACATATGACTTGTGCGCACTTGGACTAATTCCAAAGGTGACTCTGTCGATCAAGGCTAGGATAGATGGGAAGTAATCGCCTAGAGTTTTGTTAGTCTATGTTGGGCTTTGAaactgagacctcatggttctcaaccACTTCATTGACAGCTACACCAACCCCTTGGGTGCCAAGACACTAGCTTATTACCATGATAAATGACATAAACGCGGTATAGAGACAATCCTGTAAAAAGGAACGCTCAATATACAAACAAAACGATCACTCCTCTGATCCATATTGAATGTCCATTTTGACTTGGCATATTAAGATGTTAATCTAAGGGTGAAACATATGAAACACAATAATAACCATTTCGCTTCTTCAAAAAAGAAAATGTAACGGAAAACACTAAAATTTAAAGCAAATTCAGAGATGCCGCACCCAAAGGTATcacctagtggtcaatgaagtgggttgagaaccgTGAGGTCTCGGGATCAAATCTGGAGATAcatcctagccttggtggacagaatTACCTGATCCGTGGTCGTGGTGTTGGTGCCAGGTATCCGTATGGAACTAGTCGAGATAGAGAGAAATGCAGACAATATAGAAACTTATTTAAACACATAGAGAAGTAGGAAGAAAACATACACAGAGGCAAATTCAGGGGGAGTAACGAGAGAGGGATTTGGGTATTTCTCTTCAAGAAGCGCAACAATGACATCGGAATCAGGGATCCATTTGTCACCAAAATTGATCACCGGAACTTTCCCTTCTGGGTTCACCTCCAAGAACCTAAAACCACAACCCCACAACACAGTTTTTCACGGTTAGAACGAAAAAAATGTAATCTttgaaacaaacaaacaaaccaaaaacataaatttgCTTCGAATTTTACCATTTGGGCTTGTCACTAACATTGATCAAGATCATCTTGTAAGGCACTTTCTTTTCCTCCAATGTCAGAAGTGCCCTTTGGCTAAAGGGACCTTAATATCACAAAAACCATCACAAATTCAGAAAAACGCATGAAAAATTTCTCCAAAAACGACGACGACGACACAAAAACACACAGGGACTAAAAGAACAGTCTTTAGAAATACCCTTTAGCTAAatgtacctcaaaatcaagaaaccaTCACAAATTCAGAAAAATCGAAACCAATCCCATGAATTTGCCCCAAAAACAACACACATACACGCGCGCGCGttctcacacacacacaaattTATGGTCTTTAGAATACCCTTTAGTTAAatgtacctcaaaatcaagaaaccaTCACAAATTCAGAAAAATCGAAACCAACCTCATGAATTTGCCCCAAAAACAACACACATACACAAACACGTGCACGCACACTCATAAATTTACAGTCTTTAGAATACCCTTTAGCTAAAATGTAAGTCAAAATCAAGAAACCATCACAAATTCAGAAAAATCGAAACCAACCTCATGAATTTGCCCCAAAAACAACACACATACACGCGCGCGCtctcacacacacaaaaatttaTAGTCTTTAGAATACCCTTTAGCTAAatgtacctcaaaatcaagaaaccaTCACAAATTCAGAAAAATCGAAACCAACCTCATGAATTTGCCCCAAAAACAACACACATACACAAACACGTGCACGCACACTCATAAATTTACAGTCTTTAGAATACCCTTTAGCTAAAATGTAAGTCAAAATCAAGAAACCATCACAAATTCAGAAAAATCGAAACCAACCTCATGAATTCGCCCCAAAAACAACACACATACACACGCGCGCGCTCACACAAACACATAAATTTATAGTCTTTAGAATACCCTTTAGCTAAATGTACCTCAAAATCAAGCAACCATCACAAATTCAGCAAAATCGAAACCAACCTCATGAATTTTCCCCAAAAACACCACACATACACAAACACGTGCACGCACACTCATAAATTTATAGTCTTTAGAATACCCTTTAGCTAAATGTACCTCAGAATCAAGAAACCGTCACAAATTCAGAAAAATTGAAACCAACCCCATGAATTTGCCCCAAAAATGAGACACATGCACACACACATGAATTTACAGTCTTTAGATTACCCTTTAGCTAAATGTACCTCAGAATCAAGAAACcgtcaaaaaattcataaaaattgaaagcaacacatgaaaaattgCCCCCCAAACACACACACCCCCACTCACAAAAACTAAAACAACATTCTTTAGAATACCCTTTAGCTAAatgtacctcaaaatcaagaaaccaTCAAAAGATTCAGAAAAATTGAAACCAACACATGAAAAATTGcacccccccccccacacacacccccccccccctccacaaaaactaaaacaagagtcTTTAGAATACCCTTTAGCTAAATgtgcctcaaaatcaagaaaccaccaaaaaattcataaaaattgaaACCAACACATGAAGAATTACCTCCCCACTCCCAACCAAAACGCACACACCCCACCAAACACAAAAACTAAAACAACAGTCTTTAGACTACCCTTTAGCTAAATGTACCTCAGAATCAAGAAACcaccaaaaattcataaaaattgaaACCCCCACcccatgaaaaatgaaaaaatgtccaaaaacaacaacaatacatacaaaaaaaggGCAAGTATATAAATCAAAGGGATTAAGAGATTTACAGTCTCCAAGAACATTAGGTGCACCAACAGCAGCCTTAACACAGATTTCAACACCCATTATTTGAGTATCAACCCAGCAACTTCAACAAGATAAAACACTCACAAAAAATATCTAGTGTGTTCTTTCTGCTTCTGGAAGAGTCATGTGTACTAGGTGTCCCTTTTATAGTAGCATTTTACACATGTCCTAACACTATGTTTGGATGTTCTGTAgatatttgtttcaaaatattcatTTTACTTTATAAAAGTCAATATAGTTAAAATACaaagttaaattaaaataaattagtttaatatttaaaattttgatattcgaAGACTATATAATAATGTTATAAGTTTTAATCTTTTATCttatataatattattacaatttatgtaatttgattttaatgaagtgtaaaatgACTAGTAAAAATAAACTGATGAAGTATTGTATTATGTTTGTATTGTTTTTATTAATGCTTTTTCGTTTTACCTAGAACTTATTAtgaaaatataagataaaattggtataatatatctttataatttgagttttttttttttttttagtttcaagtaTAGTGAGAGTTTTAGTGGATCGAgctatgtctttattttttattgttatataAATCACATATTAACGATTTGATggatacatttataacaaaagtaGGATACAAGTAGAGctactattaaaaaaaataggataaaaagtaaattagaattattaaataataataaaagatgaaatgaaaaaaaaaaaaagataacaatgtgatcacaacaaattaatttttgcTTAAAATGGGACCTTTTGTCTTGAGACGATGGATTTAACGATacgatttaataaaattattttgtttaataGTTGTTGCCGATTCTTTCATAATGTATTGTACCAACGTACAtcatattgtgttgtgttgtattgtaCTATAgcattttaataaatataattttaaataaattgtaTCATTTTACGTTGTTATATAATATCACACATCAATAATTAGAATGATaaacctataaaaaaaaagtagtacACAAAtataattactataaaaaaaaggAAGGTGAACGATAGATAAAATATGATCATTAATTACTAATAATTAAAGAtcaaacgaaaaaaaaaataacGATATAATcacactaaataaaatattacacaaaaataaatataacaatacgcagtaaaaaaaattaaataacaatcaaaacaaacataagACACTATCATTTTCCAATAAGCTGTAATTCTCAAAGCATTTTCcacatgtcattttttattttttagaaaatgttttttcttttttttgtgcttaaaataattttcattttttaactttataatttttaaaattattatttttaattaaatgttaGGTGTCCTCTTTTAATTCCTCATCATGACAGTACATGTTTCATATTTTTAGCAGTGGTcctagtagtagtagtagaattacaccaagtaatacagtgttAGTAATAGGCTTAGCatttacaattttttaatttaattttttattttacttgtcttttttcattaatcaagaagaaataaatattttttccgtattttattttttgtatttattacttcttctttaaattaaaatataaatattgtttaaTAGAAGTacaatttgggacggagggagtagaaCAGTAGTAGACACAGATTAATTTCCTAGACAGAGTAGCCTAatattatatatgattaaaacaGTCATGTTTGACATTGTCAACTAACATggatttattttgataataattCTCTTCTAATCAAGTCATCTTCACAATTTGTGGCTAAGATTTGTTTTGGAATAAGTTAAATTAATCTTGGACATTGGAacaactttatatatgtatatatatatatatatatatatactatagtTGGGTAACTTTTTCATGCAGATTCGAGTATTAGTTGTCGCCGCTGATTTGATGATCGTGTTGTGTTAGATTTTGAAGAAAGGGTGAGCTCTTGAAATCGGAGTTGTCCTTGTTTCCTTCTCTGTCTATGGGTTAGCCGCCTTTTGCTTTGAGACAGATTGAATTGACTATTCTAGAACTTGTGATGTATCTGTAGTTGGAGTTTGGTGATATTTGTGATTCGAGTAGTAAATcgattgtagtattattttgtgatagtcGTTGTT is from Capsicum annuum cultivar UCD-10X-F1 chromosome 5, UCD10Xv1.1, whole genome shotgun sequence and encodes:
- the LOC107871329 gene encoding uncharacterized protein LOC107871329, giving the protein MGDSPASYIYMVQHLIEKCLIFNMTKEECMEALSKHANIKRVITVTVWNELEKENREFFEAYAKSQNKNHAIEVEVEGGASTMIQKLILDRDHTKNSDNI
- the LOC107871328 gene encoding glutathione S-transferase DHAR2-like, which encodes MGVEICVKAAVGAPNVLGDCPFSQRALLTLEEKKVPYKMILINVSDKPKWFLEVNPEGKVPVINFGDKWIPDSDVIVALLEEKYPNPSLVTPPEFASVGSKIFPTFVSFLKSKDSSDGTEQALLDELNALEEHLKAHGPYVNGQNICSVDLSLAPKLYHLQVALGHFKKWSVPESLSHVHNYMKLLFERESFQKTKAAEEYVIAGWAPKVNP